In Erigeron canadensis isolate Cc75 chromosome 6, C_canadensis_v1, whole genome shotgun sequence, the following are encoded in one genomic region:
- the LOC122604392 gene encoding uncharacterized protein LOC122604392, which translates to MVEPVKLRFFPLSLTGEAKLWFNGLEEGSINSWDEMKKVFANRFFPRGLQQKLFNDIRTFKQYEKENYIDCWIRLQKLLKKCYGHGLDKEQIVNIFYNGQDENSQILLDAAGGGIFLYKSANDAYQVMEDKVMMRMSKTKVEEGKSKAVSFVEAKEESSRMEAKFDTMMNLFTNKFDSLEKEMNNLKYGYSHGGASHNSEDCDAIEVHEEANYLQNNYQGNNQRGGVKTTTKGILPMELFRRLDILRANHKQGLRNHQTSITNLEKKLDRISETSTDRPTGSLPSNTQSNPRPSSSNSNQTYKPPPARTEHVNAISTKAGNIYQTNIESAAPTDSPKLVSKPVEDDFTDDESVPEEIEMEPKPTEKRPTVSTELVKPPLKAYKPKIPYPQRLRKEKMAARYGKFLEMIKAIRINVPLVDVLAGMPNYAKFIKELLNNKDKLEEVSATFLNEEYIAILQESDSTKA; encoded by the exons ATGGTAGAACCTGTTAAGCTACGGTTTTTTCCGTTATCTTTAACAGGGGAAGCTAAACTTTGGTTTAATGGATTAGAAGAAGGTTCAATTAATTCTTGGgatgaaatgaaaaaagtttttgCAAATAGATTTTTTCCACGCGGTTTGcaacaaaaattgtttaatgacATAAGAACTTTTAAGCAATACGAAAAAGAAAACTATATCGATTGTTGGATAAGATTGCAAAAACTGCTTAAAAAATGTTATGGTCATGGTCTCGATAAAGAACAAATTGTAAACATATTTTACAATGGTCAAGACGAGAATTCCCAAATTCTACTTGATGCGGCTGGTGGAGgaatatttttatacaaaagcGCAAATGATGCTTATCAAGTCATGGAGGACAAAGTGATGATGAGAATGTCAAAGACCAAGGTTGAGGAAGGGAAATCAAAGGCAGTATCGTTCGTCGAAGCAAAGGAAGAAAGTTCAAGGATGGAGGCAAAGTTTGATACTATGATGAATTTGTTCACTAACAAATTCGACAGCCTAGAAAAAGAGATGAATAATCTGAAATATGGTTACTCACATGGTGGGGCAAGCCATAACTCTGAAGATTGTGATGCAATTGAGGTTCATGAAGAGGCGAATTATTTGCAAAACAATTACCAAGGAAATAACCAACGTGGTGGGGTCAAAACCACAACCAAGGGAATTTTACCAATG GAACTTTTCAGGAGACTTGATATCCTCAGAGCTAACCACAAACAAGGCCTTCGTAATCACCAAACGTCTATAACTAATTTGGAAAAGAAGTTGGATCGCATAAGTGAAACATCAACAGACAGACCAACTGGTTCACTACCCAGCAACACGCAATCAAATCCGAGACCCTCAAGCTCAAACTCAAACCAAACATATAAGCCCCCTCCCGCTAGAACCGAGCATGTAAATGCTATTTCTACAAAGGCTGGTAACATTTACCAAACTAACATTGAAAGTGCAGCTCCTACCGATTCACCGAAACTTGTATCCAAACCTGTAGAAGATGACTTCACCGACGATGAAAGTGTGCCAGAAGAGATTGAAATGGAGCCAAAACCAACAGAAAAGAGGCCAACTGTTTCCACTGAACTAGTTAAACCACCGCTGAAGGCGTACAAACCAAAGATTCCATACCCACAACGCTTGAGAAAGGAGAAGATGGCGGCAAGATATGGCAAATTTCTTGAGATGATCAAAGCAATTCGCATCAATGTGCCATTAGTTGATGTACTTGCAGGGATGCCAAACTATGCTAAGTTCATCAAAGAACTGTTGAACAACAAGGACAAGTTGGAGGAAGTGTCTGCAACATTTTTGAATGAAGAATACATAGCCATTTTGCAAGAATCAGATTCCACCAAAGCTTGA